In Topomyia yanbarensis strain Yona2022 chromosome 2, ASM3024719v1, whole genome shotgun sequence, one DNA window encodes the following:
- the LOC131684413 gene encoding protein HBS1-like codes for MSRHRNVRTMNYDEYDDDDDYQYSHSVEDDCISPSDAKVWIYDREKGQRNMSEFLANHRDIAEEDDEQLKAECEQSEKEMQKLQRRDSECYQIPQLDDEDRVRLVSCMEEIRNIIGESITDRQLVEAIMKHNYDFNKALDDILNSSKTPPTFIPNCEAGKSTMESVEKGVGDRLFEKSDKLLAQNPALLTTTVPVIEASKPTILVTPSAKKVGVTLGFEINSPRVQSPSVSGRNTPEISEEGKQQQTQKPIPRELQRNAQELFNKERGADKQHIHMVVIGHVDAGKSTLMGHLLCDTGYISQRIMHKNEQESKKMGKQSFMYAWVLDETGEERERGITMDVGSSKFETASKQITLLDAPGHKDFIPNMISGANQADVALLVVDATRGEFETGFEQGGQTREHALLVRSLGVNQLGVVINKLDTVNWSKDRFDEIVGKLKIFLKQAGFKDTDVMYVPCSGLTGQNLVKDPTDPELLKWYKGPTLLKVIDTFKTPERLIDKPFRMSISDIFKGTGSGFCISGRIVSGVICVNDKVLVCPSKEQAVVKNIAIDEVQYTTCFAGDQVSITLANVDMANIAVGFLLGDIYNPIPLATRIRARIVVFNIKVPITMGYPVLLHHQSLIEPAIIYKLKAQLHKGTGEIVKKNPRCLGNNSCALVDIEFQRSIGMERYADCKELGRIMLRVSGVTIAAGLVTDIVK; via the exons ATGTCTCGTCATCGAAATGTCCGTACTATGAATTACGATG aATACGATGACGATGACGACTACCAGTATAGCCACTCAGTGGAAGATGATTGCATATCTCCGTCGGATGCTAAGGTGTGGATTTATGATCGCGAAAAGGGACAACGAAACATGTCAGAGTTTTTAGCAAACCACAGGGATATTGCGGAAGAGGACGACGAACAATTGAAGGCAGAATGCGAACAATCAGaaaaagaaatgcaaaaattgcaGCGGAGAGATTCAGAG TGTTATCAAATACCTCAACTAGACGACGAAGATCGAGTACGATTAGTATCCTGCATGGAGGAAATAAGAAACATTATTGGCGAGAGCATCACCGACCGACAACTTGTTGAAGCTATCATGAAACACAATTACGATTTTAACAAGGCCCTAGATGATATTCTTAACAGTAGTAAAACTCCACCAACTTTTATTCCTAACTGTGAGGCAGGAAAAAGCACTATGGAATCCGTCGAAAAAG GGGTTGGTGATCGGTTATTCGAGAAATCAGACAAGCTGCTAGCCCAAAATCCTGCACTACTAACAACCACAGTTCCAGTCATTGAAGCAAGTAAACCAACCATTCTCGTAACACCATCCGCGAAAAAAGTAGGCGTTACTCTGGGGTTCGAAATAAACAGCCCGCGGGTACAGTCTCCCTCTGTATCCGGACGCAACACACCGGAGATCAGCGAAGAGGGCAAACAACAACAGACACAGAAACCTATTCCCAGGGAACTACAACGGAATGCTCAGGAACTATTCAATAAGGAACGAGGGGCGGATAAACAGCACATACATATGGTTGTCATCGGCCATGTCGATGCCGGTAAAAGTACGTTAATGGGACACTTACTGTGCGACACTGGCTATATTTCCCAGCGGATAATGCACAAAAATGAGCAAGAAAGTAAAAAGATGGGCAAGCAGAGTTTTATGTATGCATGGGTGCTAGATGAAACAGGTGAAGAACGAGAACGAGGTATAACTATGGATGTGGGAAGCTCAAAGTTCGAAACTGCCAGTAAACAg ATAACTCTTTTGGATGCACCTGGTCACAAGGACTTCATACCGAACATGATCTCAGGAGCGAATCAAGCAGACGTTGCTCTACTTGTTGTAGATGCCACCAGAGGAGAATTTGAAACTGGCTTTGAGCAAGGTGGCCAAACTCGTGAGCATGCTTTGCTAGTGCGTTCATTAGGAGTTAACCAATTAGGAGTCGTAATCAACAAGCTGGACACCGTGAATTGGTCGAAGGATCGTTTCGATGAGATTGTTGGCAAACTGAAAATTTTCCTCAAGCAAGCCGGATTCAAAGACACCGATGTGATGTATGTCCCTTGTTCTGGTCTGACTGGACAAAATTTAGTGAAAGACCCAACTGATCCAGAGTTACTGAAATGGTATAAAGGACCGACTCTGCTTAAAGTAATTG ATACATTCAAAACTCCTGAACGCTTGATTGACAAACCCTTCCGTATGTCAATTTCGGATATATTCAAAGGTACTGGTTCCGGATTTTGTATCTCTGGTCGTATCGTATCCGGTGTGATTTGTGTCAATGATAAAGTGTTGGTTTGTCCCAGCAAGGAGCAAGCGGTTGTGAAAAATATCGCAATCGATGAGGTGCAATACACAACCTGTTTCGCTGGCGATCAGGTTTCGATCACACTGGCAAACGTGGACATGGCTAACATCGCCGTTGGGTTTTTACTCGGTGACATTTACAATCCGATTCCGCTGGCAACACGAATCCGTGCTCGTATTGTGGTGTTTAATATCAAAGTTCCCATTACAATGGGCTATCCAGTGCTTCTGCATCACCAGTCACTCATCGAACCGGCGATAATTTATAAACTGAAGGCACAGTTGCACAAGGGTACGGGCGAGATAGTGAAGAAAAATCCTCGCTGCTTGGGAAATAATTCGTGTGCTCTTGTTGACATTGAATTCCAACGATCTATTGGTATGGAACGATACGCAGACTGCAAGGAGTTAGGCAGAATTATGCTTAGGGTGAGTGGAGTAACGATCGCTGCTGGGCTTGTTACAGATATTGTGAAATGA